The region GGGGAAGTAATTACCTACCTGATAACCGTGATGGTTCCTTGCTTTTCAATAAGCTTGTCGCGGGTGGTTCGGGCCTTAATGGTATAGACGTACACTTCATTTTGGGCGTAGTATCGTCCGGATATATCTGATCCGTTCCACTTGTTGTCCATGCTGTTGGTTCTGAATACTACCTGGCCATAGCGATTCATCACCACCATTTCGAA is a window of Cryomorphaceae bacterium DNA encoding:
- a CDS encoding gliding motility-associated C-terminal domain-containing protein is translated as MVEPEGQIFVPNAFTPNEDGVNDLFEVKGHNIAEFEMVVMNRYGQVVFRTNSMDNKWNGSDISGRYYAQNEVYVYTIKARTTRDKLIEKQGTITVIR